The Arvicanthis niloticus isolate mArvNil1 chromosome 2, mArvNil1.pat.X, whole genome shotgun sequence genome includes a window with the following:
- the Fam78a gene encoding protein FAM78A, with translation MPCYFWDCWPSLEIRAVLCAMGCIQSIGGKARVFREGITVIDVKASIDPIPTSIDESSSVVLRYRTPHFRASAQVVMPPIPKKETWIVGWIQACSHMEFYNQYGEQGMSSWELPDLQEGKIKAISDSDGVNYPWYGNTTETCTIVGPTKRDSKFIISMNDNFYPSVTWAVPVSESNVAKLTNIYRDQSFTTWLVATNTSTNDMIILQTLHWRMQLSIEVNPNRPLGQRARLREPIAQDQPKILSKNEPIPPSALVKPNANDAQVLMWRPKYGQPLVVIPPKHR, from the exons ATGCCCTGTTATTTTTGGGACTGCTGGCCTTCCCTGGAGATTAGAGCGGTCCTGTGTGCCATGGGCTGTATTCAGAGCATCGGAGGCAAAGCCAGAGTCTTCCGGGAAGGGATTACCGTGATTGATGTGAAAGCCTCTATCGACCCCATCCCCACCAGCATCGACGAGTCCTCCAGCGTAGTACTGCGCTACCGGACACCCCACTTCCGGGCCTCAGCCCAAGTGGTCATGCCGCCCATCCCCAAGAAGGAGACTTGGATCGTTGGCTGGATTCAGGCGTGTAGCCATATGGAGTTTTACAACCAGTACGGGGAGCAGGGCAT GTCTAGCTGGGAGCTCCCCGATCTTCAGGAGGGAAAGATCAAGGCCATCAGTGACTCTGATGGGGTGAACTATCCCTGGTACGGCAATACCACGGAGACCTGCACAATTGTGGGGCCCACCAAGAGAGACTCCAAGTTCATCATCAGCATGAACGATAACTTTTACCCCAGCGTCACGTGGGCGGTGCCTGTCAGCGAAAGCAACGTGGCCAAACTGACCAACATCTACCGGGACCAGAGCTTCACCACGTGGCTGGTGGCCACCAACACCTCCACTAATGATATGATCATCCTGCAGACCCTGCACTGGCGCATGCAGCTCAGCATCGAGGTGAACCCCAACCGGCCCCTGGGCCAGCGCGCCAGGCTGCGGGAGCCCATCGCCCAGGACCAGCCTAAAATCCTAAGCAAGAATGAGCCCATCCCGCCCAGCGCCCTGGTCAAGCCCAATGCCAACGACGCTCAGGTCCTCATGTGGAGGCCCAAGTACGGGCAACCGCTGGTGGTGATCCCGCCCAAGCACCGGTAA